GGGGAGATGTGGGTCTTGGGGGGTCCCAACTGGGTGctatggggggctgggggggtcccaaaGTGGGAGATATGGGGGTCTGGGGTGGGTCCCCACTGGGTGCCATGGGGGTCCCAATGGGGAGATGTGGGGCCTGTGGGGGTGTCCCAACTGGGTGCTATGGGGCTTGGGGGGGTCCCAACTGGGTgctatgggggtctggggggtcccaAAGTGGGAGTTacggggtgttgggggggggtcccaaacTGGGTGAAATggaccggggtgggggggggttgtcccAATTTGGGCGttcggggtgctgggggggccccggggcgggcgcTATGGGGCGGCAAGGGGGTGCTATGGGtgctgccccccttcccccccccccccagggaccagCAGCCAgctgggggccggcgggggccgcgccaCCCCCCCCCTGGTGTCCCTGTACCCCGCGCTGGAGTGTCGCGCCATCATGCAGCAGATGTCGCCCACCGCCTTCGGTGagcccggggcccaggcgtccgggggggggggggggtcctcagtttgggggggggggggttcaggtTTGGGGGGGGTGTCTCAGCTTGGGGGGCTTCTTGGGGGTCTCAGGTTGGGGAGGGTCTcaggttttggggggtttcttgGGGTCTCAGTTTGGGGGGTCTtaatttggggggtttggggagtCTCAGGTTTGGGGGTCTCAGGTTTGGGGGTCTCAGGTTTGGGGGTCTCAGTTTGGGGGGTCTTAATTTGGGAAGTTTTGGGAGTCTCAGTTTGGGGGGGGTCTCAGGTTTGGTGGTTTCAATGTGGGGAGTTTTAGGAGTCTCAGATTTGGGGGGGCTcaatttggggggtttggggagtCTCAGTTTGGGGAGTTTCAGTTTGGGGGTCTCAATTTGGGGGGTTCTTGGGGGTCTCAGTTTGGGGGTCTTAACTGGGGGGGTTGGAGAGTCTCAGGTTTGGGGGGGTTCAGGATTGGGAGTCTCAATTTTAGGGGTCTTAATTTGGGGAGTTTTGGGAGTCTCAGATTTGGGGGCTCTCAGGTTTGCAGGGTTTGGGGAGTATCAGGTTTGGGGGGGTTCAGGTTTGGGGTCTCAGTTTGGGGGGTTTCTTGGGGGTCTCAGTTTGGGGAGGGTCTCAGGTTTCGGGGGGTCTCAGGTTTCGGGCAGTTTGGGGAGTcaggttttggggggtttcttgGGGGTCTCAGTTTGGAGGTCTTAATTTGGGGGTTTGGGGAGTTTCAGGATTGGGGGGTCTCAGTTTTAGGAGTCTTAATTTGGGGAGTTTTGGGAGCGTCAGATTTGGGAGGTCTCAGTTTGGGGGTCTcaggtttggggggtttggggagtCTCAGGTTTGGGGGGTCTCagtttggggcagtttggggagtcaggttttggggggtttcttgGGGGTCTCAGTTTTGGGGGGGTTCTTGGGGGGTTTGGAGAGTTTCAGGATTGGGGGGTCTCAATTTTAGGAGTCTTAATTTGGGGAGTTTTGGGAGCGTCAGATTTGGGAGGTCTCAGTTTGGGGGTCTcgggtttgggggtttggggagTCTCAGGTTTGGGGGGGTCTCagtttggggcagtttggggagtctcaggttttggggggtttcttgGGGGGGTCTCGGTTTGGGGGTCTTAATTTGGGAGGTTTGGGGAGTCTCAGGTTTGGGGGTCTCAGGTTTTGGGGTCTCAGTTTGGGGGGTCTttatttggggggtttggggagtCTCAGGTTTGGGGGGGTCTCAGGTTTGGGGACTCAGTTTGGGGGGTTTCTTGGGGGTCTTAATTTGGGGGGTTTGGGAGTCCCAGGTTTGGGGGTCTCAGGTTTTGGGGTCTCAGTTTGGGGGGTCTttatttggggggtttggggagtCTCAGATTTGGGGGGGTTCGGGTTTGGGTTCTCAGTTTGGGGGGTTTCAGGATTGGGGGTCTCAGTTTTAGGGGTCTTAATTTGGGAAGTTTGGGGGGGTCTCAGGTTTGGGGGTCTCAATTTGGGGAGTTTTGGGAGTCTCAGATTTGGGGGCTCTCAGTTTGGGGCTCTCAGTTTGGGGCTCTCAGTTTGGGGGCTCTCAGTTTGGGGGTCTcaggtttggggggtttggggggtctcAGGTTTGGGGTCTCAATTTGGGGAGGGTTTCTTGGAGGTCTTAATTTGA
This sequence is a window from Apteryx mantelli isolate bAptMan1 unplaced genomic scaffold, bAptMan1.hap1 HAP1_SCAFFOLD_415, whole genome shotgun sequence. Protein-coding genes within it:
- the LOC136996567 gene encoding uncharacterized protein; this encodes NLRLPKPPKPETPKLRPPKSDTPKLRPPRTPQIETPKLKLPKLRLPKPPKLSPPKSETPKTPHIETTKPETPPKLRLPKLPKLRPPKLRPPNLRPPNLRPPNLRLPKPPKLRPPKLRPQETPQNLRPSPT